In Paenibacillus guangzhouensis, a single window of DNA contains:
- a CDS encoding ABC transporter substrate-binding protein, which translates to MRKVSLLLMCLLVVSTMLAACGSGSSTKVESKDPGTASNNTTTTDTTKTEDPAAQKVTIKIHYPTPDLVEKRAAEDEKIKRFQEKYPNVDIVKDDWQYNVSEIGVKMAANEAPTFFNTYATEAKFLIEKGWAADITELYNQYAHKDEINPILQNQFIIDGKVYGVAQQGYVNTTMINKKLLDDKKVAVPPFDWTWDDMLNTAKGVADPKKGISGIAPMGKGNEAGWNWTNFLFEAGGEIQNVDSKVNATFNSEAGLKALEFYKKLRWEANAIPQDWALGWGDAVGSFAQGRTAMVMAGSDGVVDQALNQGGLKPEDVLTYPMPAAEKGGKHTGVLGGDYLVVNPNASKEEQEAAFNYITFDYFSDKGLEALEADIQARKKDNKFFVPPLINYYAAESEYGKKVKAIYDKYDNVYQYNPDILSVLDGKPEAQYNTQDYYATMTNVIQQVFSDKNTDLKAQLDTAAKLVQEKYFDPIKVQ; encoded by the coding sequence ATGCGAAAGGTTTCGTTATTATTGATGTGTCTCTTAGTCGTAAGTACGATGTTGGCAGCTTGCGGCAGCGGCAGTTCCACCAAAGTAGAGAGTAAGGATCCGGGTACGGCTTCCAACAATACGACAACAACGGATACAACGAAGACAGAGGATCCGGCAGCGCAGAAAGTGACGATCAAGATCCATTATCCAACACCGGATTTGGTCGAGAAACGGGCAGCAGAAGATGAGAAGATCAAGCGATTCCAAGAGAAGTATCCCAATGTGGATATCGTGAAGGATGACTGGCAGTACAATGTCAGCGAGATCGGCGTCAAAATGGCGGCGAATGAAGCGCCAACGTTCTTCAATACGTACGCGACAGAAGCTAAGTTCTTAATTGAAAAGGGCTGGGCGGCAGATATTACCGAGCTCTATAACCAGTACGCCCATAAAGATGAGATTAACCCGATTCTTCAGAACCAATTCATTATCGATGGCAAAGTGTACGGTGTTGCACAGCAAGGATATGTGAACACCACGATGATCAACAAGAAGCTGCTTGACGACAAGAAAGTAGCAGTCCCTCCATTCGACTGGACTTGGGACGATATGCTGAACACAGCGAAGGGCGTCGCCGATCCGAAGAAAGGCATTTCCGGTATCGCGCCAATGGGCAAAGGTAACGAAGCGGGCTGGAACTGGACGAATTTCTTGTTCGAAGCCGGCGGCGAAATCCAGAACGTCGATTCGAAAGTCAATGCGACATTTAATTCTGAAGCAGGTCTGAAAGCATTAGAATTCTATAAAAAATTACGCTGGGAAGCGAACGCCATCCCACAAGACTGGGCACTCGGTTGGGGGGATGCTGTAGGGTCCTTCGCGCAAGGCAGAACGGCGATGGTGATGGCTGGTTCGGATGGCGTTGTCGATCAAGCGTTGAACCAAGGCGGTCTGAAGCCGGAGGACGTCTTGACGTATCCAATGCCTGCAGCGGAGAAAGGCGGCAAGCATACAGGCGTTCTTGGCGGTGATTATCTCGTCGTCAATCCAAATGCGAGCAAGGAAGAGCAAGAAGCAGCGTTCAATTATATTACCTTCGATTATTTCTCTGACAAAGGGCTAGAGGCGCTTGAAGCAGATATTCAAGCACGGAAAAAAGACAACAAATTCTTCGTACCGCCGCTTATTAACTACTATGCAGCAGAATCTGAATATGGCAAGAAGGTCAAAGCTATCTATGATAAGTACGATAACGTCTACCAATACAATCCTGATATTCTAAGCGTGTTGGACGGCAAACCTGAAGCGCAGTACAATACGCAGGATTACTACGCGACGATGACGAACGTGATTCAGCAGGTATTCTCGGATAAGAACACGGATCTGAAGGCACAGCTTGATACCGCGGCGAAGCTCGTACAAGAGAAATATTTCGATCCAATCAAAGTACAATAA
- a CDS encoding carbohydrate ABC transporter permease yields the protein MKQMERGILSSYDFKRTSTKIGYAIMVLMLVGMAFTMLYPIAVTMLNGFKTNAEVNSFPPKFLPTTWEFDNFSKGWNYIDLTVFLKNTLFIFIGNMVVTVFVLGLASYSLSRLRVPYQRYIQFFFMVTLFIPAASYMIPSFVNLKELGLLNSYAAFWLPAGANAFFLLLLKSFFDGVHMELLEAARIDGASEVGTFVRIALPLSIPIFATLAIFVFSTAWNDWFWPSLVMHSEDKYPLATAMYKYVINVRRLDTNIKFAILFMVMVPPIIVFLVFQKYIMRGLHLGGVKG from the coding sequence ATGAAGCAGATGGAGCGCGGGATCTTATCCTCTTACGATTTTAAACGAACCTCTACCAAAATAGGCTACGCGATCATGGTGCTCATGCTTGTGGGGATGGCGTTTACGATGCTCTACCCGATTGCGGTGACGATGCTGAACGGGTTCAAGACGAACGCGGAAGTGAACTCCTTCCCGCCGAAGTTTCTCCCGACGACATGGGAATTCGACAACTTCTCGAAAGGATGGAACTATATCGATCTCACCGTTTTCCTGAAGAATACGTTATTCATTTTCATCGGCAATATGGTTGTCACGGTTTTCGTGCTTGGGCTCGCTTCTTATAGCTTGTCGCGGCTACGCGTGCCGTATCAGCGGTACATTCAGTTCTTCTTCATGGTGACGTTATTCATCCCGGCGGCAAGCTATATGATTCCGAGCTTCGTGAACTTAAAAGAACTTGGGCTGCTGAACAGCTATGCGGCATTCTGGCTGCCAGCGGGCGCGAATGCGTTCTTCCTTCTACTGCTCAAGAGCTTCTTCGACGGCGTTCATATGGAGCTGCTCGAAGCGGCGCGGATCGATGGTGCTTCGGAGGTAGGGACCTTCGTCCGCATAGCGCTTCCGTTATCGATTCCGATCTTCGCAACGCTGGCGATCTTCGTCTTCTCGACGGCATGGAATGACTGGTTCTGGCCATCGCTTGTCATGCATTCTGAAGATAAATATCCACTTGCGACGGCGATGTACAAATACGTCATTAATGTGCGGCGGCTGGATACGAATATTAAGTTCGCGATCCTCTTCATGGTCATGGTTCCGCCGATCATCGTGTTCCTCGTATTTCAGAAGTACATCATGCGGGGACTTCATTTAGGCGGTGTCAAAGGATAG
- a CDS encoding PTS sugar transporter subunit IIC has product MDRLMKWMTEKFAPRLEAITKNVWVDSIQEAIMVALPMIFIGSLITLVSILKDFIPGMPDLTPISTFSFGLLGVFIAFLTPYMVMQKKGRDKIKLIAGATGLSLFLMLLKPTFQDDGSVQFMMERFGPSGMITALLVGILVALVMTAFHKFSWFKKDTTLPEFIVDWFDFLVPIAVLLTFGWVLIYQLHFDIFEMIVAVFKPLNAISQTLAGFVLFNFIGVVLYSFGVSPWVMTPIFYSIWIPAIEQNASLVSQGLDPVNINTFETFFSGWVGVGGLGATLPLVIWFLFARSKKLKSIGRATIVPSLFNINEPVVYGAPIAFNPILMVPMWINGLITPILVYLVLDAGWVAIPSKVFQLWYTPIGLSTFILTGFKGLLLLVVVLLIIFVVWFPFFKAYDMQELKKEQSAE; this is encoded by the coding sequence ATGGATCGTCTAATGAAGTGGATGACAGAGAAGTTCGCGCCACGATTGGAAGCGATTACGAAGAATGTGTGGGTGGACTCCATTCAGGAAGCCATTATGGTCGCACTGCCGATGATTTTCATTGGTTCATTAATAACCTTGGTGTCGATACTCAAAGATTTTATTCCCGGCATGCCGGATTTGACGCCGATTTCAACGTTTAGCTTTGGTTTGTTAGGGGTATTTATTGCTTTCTTAACGCCATATATGGTCATGCAGAAGAAGGGACGCGACAAGATCAAGCTGATCGCAGGAGCGACAGGTTTATCTTTGTTCTTGATGCTGCTGAAACCAACGTTCCAGGATGATGGTTCTGTGCAGTTCATGATGGAACGTTTCGGCCCATCGGGGATGATCACCGCATTGCTGGTCGGGATTTTGGTTGCCTTGGTGATGACGGCGTTCCATAAGTTCTCTTGGTTCAAGAAGGACACCACGCTGCCTGAATTTATCGTTGATTGGTTCGATTTCCTCGTTCCGATCGCCGTCCTGTTAACCTTCGGGTGGGTGCTGATCTATCAGCTGCACTTCGATATTTTCGAGATGATCGTGGCGGTGTTCAAACCGCTCAATGCCATCAGCCAGACGCTGGCCGGCTTCGTATTATTCAACTTCATCGGCGTTGTGCTCTATTCCTTCGGCGTGAGCCCGTGGGTGATGACACCGATCTTTTATTCGATCTGGATTCCTGCAATTGAGCAGAATGCTTCGCTCGTGTCGCAAGGGTTGGACCCGGTGAACATCAACACGTTCGAGACGTTCTTCTCCGGTTGGGTAGGCGTTGGGGGACTTGGTGCGACGCTGCCGCTCGTGATCTGGTTCCTGTTCGCCAGATCGAAGAAACTGAAGTCCATCGGGCGAGCGACGATCGTGCCATCCTTGTTCAATATTAACGAGCCCGTCGTCTATGGCGCGCCGATTGCCTTTAACCCGATTCTGATGGTACCGATGTGGATCAACGGTTTGATCACGCCGATTCTTGTCTATTTGGTGCTGGATGCCGGCTGGGTCGCAATTCCGAGCAAGGTGTTCCAGCTGTGGTATACGCCAATCGGTTTATCGACCTTTATTTTGACAGGGTTCAAAGGATTGCTGCTGCTTGTCGTTGTGCTGCTCATCATATTCGTCGTATGGTTCCCGTTCTTCAAGGCCTATGACATGCAGGAGCTCAAGAAAGAACAATCCGCGGAGTAA
- a CDS encoding M23 family metallopeptidase → MLWNHRTIQIGLRCLAATTAISLSIVFIDITSHRISAYAEGRAEQASPPESKEEILRKRKIIYDNIQAKTRLSLNQLAAIDQYERTIAKTQKKSKSTETAIQQQASNRITAIAVQEPAWSGWLNPDYADQNPKSISIYSGIGKDGSGDGLADPNNDLDLLYSVASYVSSYGTSPDDFSIGLWNYYHNSNAVTRINQFASIYATFGYGALDEHAFPVPLHADYSYRSTWGTSRSWGGYRIHEGTDIFARYGVPVRSTCYGIVETKGWNPFGGWRVGIRDLSNYYHYYAHLSGFEKALKVGDLVKPGQVVGWVGSSGYGKPGTQGKFPPHLHYGIYRDRGWTEWSFDPYPLLRKWENDERRALKKAGNQ, encoded by the coding sequence GTGCTCTGGAACCATCGAACGATACAGATCGGCTTACGTTGTCTGGCTGCGACAACCGCAATCAGTCTGTCGATTGTCTTCATCGACATCACTTCCCATCGCATATCAGCGTACGCTGAAGGCAGGGCTGAACAAGCATCGCCGCCAGAATCGAAGGAAGAGATTCTCCGTAAACGAAAAATCATTTATGACAATATTCAAGCCAAGACACGTCTATCTTTGAACCAATTGGCTGCCATTGACCAATATGAACGTACGATTGCTAAGACTCAGAAAAAATCAAAATCGACGGAGACGGCGATCCAGCAACAGGCTTCGAATCGCATTACGGCCATCGCTGTACAAGAGCCTGCCTGGAGTGGGTGGCTCAATCCCGATTATGCAGACCAGAATCCGAAATCGATCTCCATCTATTCCGGAATCGGTAAGGACGGGTCTGGGGATGGACTGGCGGATCCGAACAATGATCTCGATCTTCTCTATAGCGTTGCATCTTATGTGAGCAGCTATGGTACGTCACCGGACGATTTCAGCATCGGGCTCTGGAATTATTACCATAACTCAAATGCCGTCACGCGAATTAATCAATTCGCCAGCATTTACGCGACATTCGGCTATGGCGCCCTCGATGAGCATGCGTTCCCTGTCCCGCTGCATGCGGATTATTCGTATCGCAGCACATGGGGTACTTCACGCAGCTGGGGAGGATACCGAATCCATGAAGGCACCGATATTTTCGCGAGATATGGCGTGCCGGTACGCAGCACTTGCTATGGCATCGTCGAGACGAAGGGCTGGAACCCCTTCGGAGGCTGGCGTGTCGGCATTCGCGATCTGAGTAATTATTACCACTACTATGCGCATTTGTCTGGATTCGAAAAAGCGCTGAAGGTCGGAGATCTCGTGAAGCCCGGTCAGGTTGTCGGCTGGGTGGGCAGTTCAGGGTACGGGAAGCCTGGAACGCAAGGGAAGTTCCCTCCGCATCTGCATTATGGCATTTACCGTGATCGAGGATGGACGGAATGGTCCTTCGACCCGTATCCACTCCTTCGCAAGTGGGAGAACGATGAACGACGTGCATTAAAAAAGGCAGGCAACCAGTAA
- a CDS encoding GH39 family glycosyl hydrolase encodes MGYYYEFIEHQDDLPIRLFVNSVAHVLFHWHKEIEIIYVLQGAVTIHLDQRQYVLNQDDVIVVNSMSVHQIERTSQDNVLLTLQFNPELMDDHAVIECNSLHQTPENLRHYDRIRSALAQMAWESSKKAQGSRNYSLGLLQILAGHLLRYFSTLRSDTSREDVKAYDYQRLNRILQYVDKHYSEKITLQSMADHEHLSLHYFSHFFSDKIGIPFQKYLTQVRLEKAVAELSDTHKKLTEIALDCGFANVKLFNKYFKEKYDCTPGAFREALSTSEQREDSNRKPLTYEESSSGDYYETDTIQAMASLYRYLERNEEGATMLDTTDVVHEQIDIHVQQEKAGRPYPRPWSRVTTAGRAIEGLRVDWQTQFTELQRKLAFSHIRFHGIFNDEMMIYRETEAGEPVYNWAYVDKLYDFLLQSGIRPFVELSFMPTPLRRSQETIFWWKGNISPPADQDKWNALVREFIYHCLNRYGIDEVRQWYFEVWNEPDLSGVCWAGTKEEYFEFYEATARTVKEVASDLRVGGPALGYGSLWNDTWADEFLTYCRTREVPIDFFSFHVYSEYPNLKAETDKLTTMMPPSFYTDSVERVRALLQDHRMSDLELHMTEWNFSLYDRNYVHDTMFMAPFVILHALRMMNQLTSIAFWSFTDVFEESQLPVPPFYGGFGLINRNGLKKPSYYAFELLSKLGEQLVEQGDGYVVTRSASGDLQILMYHYAHVDPLFASGDWSGFSETNRYSIFEEKGSRAYHVRVELQFPMKVMTYRMDREHGSVFDEWVRLGTPAYPTEEEMEYLHKRSGPEIRLELIDPQQSSFDYDQMYTVPPHGVLLVTFQRQYGTGM; translated from the coding sequence ATGGGATATTATTACGAATTTATTGAACATCAGGACGACCTGCCGATTCGGCTGTTCGTGAACAGTGTGGCGCATGTACTTTTTCATTGGCATAAAGAAATCGAAATTATCTATGTGCTGCAAGGCGCAGTGACGATCCATCTGGATCAACGGCAATACGTACTGAACCAAGACGATGTCATTGTCGTTAATAGCATGTCGGTACATCAAATTGAACGGACAAGCCAAGATAATGTCCTATTGACGCTGCAGTTCAATCCAGAGCTGATGGATGATCACGCGGTCATCGAATGTAACTCGCTGCATCAGACCCCCGAGAATCTTCGGCATTATGACCGTATCCGCAGCGCGCTTGCGCAGATGGCTTGGGAATCCAGCAAAAAAGCGCAGGGCAGCCGCAATTATTCACTTGGTCTACTTCAGATTCTGGCAGGTCATTTGCTGCGTTATTTCTCTACGCTGCGCAGTGATACTTCACGGGAAGATGTGAAGGCTTATGATTATCAACGGTTGAATCGTATTTTGCAGTATGTGGACAAGCATTATTCAGAGAAAATCACGCTGCAATCGATGGCGGATCATGAGCATTTAAGTCTGCATTATTTCTCGCATTTTTTCAGCGACAAGATCGGGATTCCTTTTCAGAAATATTTGACGCAGGTTCGTCTCGAGAAGGCCGTTGCCGAATTATCGGATACGCACAAGAAGCTGACAGAGATCGCGCTTGATTGCGGGTTCGCGAACGTGAAGCTGTTCAATAAATATTTTAAAGAGAAATATGATTGTACGCCGGGTGCGTTCCGAGAAGCATTGTCGACGTCCGAACAGCGGGAGGATTCGAACCGAAAACCGCTTACTTATGAGGAGTCCTCCAGCGGGGATTATTATGAGACGGACACGATTCAGGCGATGGCGTCGCTGTACCGCTATTTGGAGCGGAACGAAGAAGGCGCAACGATGTTGGACACGACCGATGTCGTTCACGAACAGATCGATATTCATGTTCAGCAGGAGAAGGCCGGCCGGCCTTACCCAAGGCCGTGGAGTCGGGTCACGACAGCCGGACGGGCCATCGAAGGACTACGGGTCGATTGGCAGACGCAATTTACAGAGCTTCAGCGTAAACTCGCCTTTAGCCATATTCGGTTCCATGGCATCTTCAACGATGAGATGATGATCTATCGGGAGACGGAAGCGGGCGAGCCGGTCTATAACTGGGCGTATGTGGATAAACTCTATGATTTCCTCTTGCAGTCGGGGATTCGTCCGTTCGTGGAACTTAGCTTCATGCCGACGCCCTTGCGCAGATCGCAAGAGACGATCTTCTGGTGGAAGGGCAATATATCACCACCTGCGGATCAGGATAAATGGAATGCGCTCGTGCGCGAGTTCATTTATCATTGCTTGAATCGTTATGGGATCGATGAAGTGCGGCAGTGGTATTTCGAGGTCTGGAACGAGCCGGATCTGTCAGGTGTCTGCTGGGCCGGGACGAAGGAAGAGTATTTCGAATTCTATGAGGCAACGGCTCGCACTGTAAAAGAGGTCGCAAGCGACCTACGGGTCGGAGGGCCAGCGCTCGGCTATGGTTCGCTCTGGAATGATACATGGGCGGATGAGTTCCTGACCTATTGCCGAACGCGAGAAGTGCCTATCGATTTCTTCTCGTTCCACGTCTATTCGGAATACCCGAATCTGAAGGCAGAGACGGACAAGCTGACGACGATGATGCCTCCGTCCTTCTACACCGATTCCGTTGAACGGGTACGTGCGCTGCTTCAAGATCATCGCATGTCTGACTTGGAACTGCACATGACGGAGTGGAATTTCTCGCTCTATGATCGCAATTATGTGCACGATACGATGTTTATGGCGCCGTTCGTCATCTTGCATGCGCTTCGGATGATGAATCAACTCACCTCGATCGCCTTCTGGTCGTTCACCGATGTATTCGAGGAGAGCCAACTGCCGGTTCCACCCTTCTACGGCGGATTTGGATTAATTAATCGGAATGGGCTGAAGAAACCAAGTTATTATGCGTTCGAGTTGTTGTCAAAGCTTGGTGAACAGCTGGTGGAGCAGGGGGATGGCTATGTCGTTACGCGCAGCGCAAGCGGTGATCTGCAAATCCTGATGTATCATTACGCGCATGTCGATCCGCTGTTCGCGAGCGGGGATTGGTCAGGATTCTCGGAGACGAACCGATACAGTATTTTCGAAGAGAAGGGGAGCAGGGCTTATCATGTGAGGGTTGAGCTGCAGTTTCCGATGAAGGTGATGACCTATCGCATGGACCGTGAGCATGGCTCCGTTTTCGATGAATGGGTAAGACTCGGTACGCCGGCCTATCCAACGGAAGAAGAAATGGAGTATTTGCACAAACGCAGCGGACCGGAAATTCGATTGGAGTTGATCGATCCGCAGCAGTCAAGCTTTGACTATGACCAGATGTATACCGTTCCGCCGCATGGTGTGCTGCTCGTGACGTTTCAGCGACAGTATGGCACAGGCATGTAA
- a CDS encoding VOC family protein gives MNRIIPILPCQSVKEQVAFYEQLGFETVEWITRPMTSNVKSATGKIPRTGLPRISSKMLEKFFPSDIHSIQADALDLAKILLVAIDLHIERNGEAPQAMHEKIRSLMQDNDTGQESWQRISLRYDPRVRGN, from the coding sequence ATGAATCGAATCATTCCGATTCTGCCGTGCCAGTCAGTCAAAGAACAAGTTGCCTTTTATGAACAATTAGGGTTCGAGACCGTGGAATGGATTACGCGCCCAATGACTTCGAATGTGAAAAGCGCCACAGGGAAAATCCCGCGAACCGGACTTCCTCGCATTTCGAGCAAGATGTTAGAGAAATTTTTCCCTTCGGACATACATTCCATCCAAGCTGATGCATTAGACTTAGCCAAAATTTTGCTCGTTGCCATCGATCTGCATATCGAACGGAACGGCGAGGCTCCGCAGGCCATGCATGAGAAGATCCGCTCGTTGATGCAAGACAACGACACCGGGCAAGAATCGTGGCAACGCATCTCGCTGCGATACGATCCCCGTGTCCGCGGGAATTGA
- a CDS encoding beta-glucosidase, whose translation MMQSTEKLLERMTLEEKSTFVAGLNMWMTKGYDHHGIPPIHMYDGTNGIRKTSSDEEMGITTENMPATCYPTGSAIGSSWNVELLHEIGVALGVEGREMGVELLLGPGINMKRTPLGGRNFEYYSEDPVLSGELGAAFINGLQSQGVGASVKHFACNNQEYEKMVTSSEVDERTLREIYLAAFERIVKKSKPWTLMCSYNLLNGTYASENEHLLHDILRREWGYDGVVISDWTAVNDRIRGLKAGLDLEMPGPAAYNAKAIVEAVQNGSLEESTLNASVARLLELVRKTTTNTEAVQEQVSIDYHALARRAAAESIVLLKNDNQILPIQTEQVGSMAVIGRFAKQPRIQGAGSAEVTPTQIDIPWDEMQKIAGGAIEMTYAEGYPQDDRIDEQMIQESVALAAKADLAVLFVGQPAYAESEMHDLEGIDLPAHQVKLIQAVAAVQPRVIVLTSSGTALAMRPWVQHVPAVVHYWLTGQGSGSAIADILFGRVNPSGKLSETFPVKLSDNPSHMRIRGENGKLYYREGLFVGYRYYDRKELAPQFPFGHGLSYTTFSYSGLKAVQQVDGQVAVTFTIENTGTVHGQEVVQVYVHDEECKWVRPEKELKAFAKIALAPGEKKEVSFLLEERDFAYYNTKYNRWVAETGYFQILIGSSSRDIRLRERLNCDFGMEEVSFHKFSLLSDWISHPIARAILETCLAEMNEHVTDKVILNEDFIGFWGDFPTIKIFQMFGQTWLVDKSPDQLMEELIAQFDAQQQ comes from the coding sequence ATGATGCAATCAACGGAGAAACTATTGGAGCGTATGACGCTGGAGGAGAAATCCACTTTTGTAGCGGGGTTAAATATGTGGATGACGAAAGGCTATGATCATCACGGCATTCCACCAATTCATATGTATGACGGAACGAACGGCATCCGGAAGACGAGCAGCGATGAGGAGATGGGCATTACAACGGAAAATATGCCTGCGACCTGTTATCCGACGGGGTCTGCCATCGGTTCCTCCTGGAATGTGGAGCTGCTCCATGAGATCGGGGTAGCGCTTGGCGTTGAGGGACGCGAGATGGGCGTGGAGCTGCTGCTCGGCCCTGGGATCAACATGAAAAGAACGCCGCTTGGCGGCCGTAACTTCGAATACTATTCGGAAGACCCTGTATTGTCAGGAGAACTGGGCGCGGCATTCATCAACGGCTTGCAGAGCCAAGGCGTCGGGGCGTCGGTGAAGCATTTTGCATGTAACAACCAAGAATACGAGAAGATGGTCACGAGTTCCGAAGTCGATGAGCGGACGCTGCGCGAGATTTATCTGGCGGCCTTCGAACGGATTGTGAAGAAGTCGAAGCCCTGGACGCTCATGTGCTCCTACAACTTGCTGAACGGTACGTATGCGAGTGAGAACGAGCATCTGCTCCATGATATTCTGCGCCGAGAATGGGGCTATGACGGCGTCGTCATTTCCGACTGGACGGCCGTCAATGACCGCATTCGCGGCTTGAAGGCAGGGCTCGATCTCGAGATGCCGGGGCCGGCTGCCTATAACGCAAAAGCAATTGTCGAGGCGGTGCAGAACGGCAGCTTGGAGGAGTCGACGCTGAATGCTTCCGTCGCACGATTGCTTGAGCTTGTGCGGAAGACGACAACGAATACGGAAGCCGTACAGGAGCAAGTGTCAATCGATTATCATGCATTAGCGCGCCGAGCCGCGGCAGAGAGTATCGTACTGCTCAAGAACGATAACCAAATATTGCCGATTCAGACGGAACAGGTGGGCAGCATGGCTGTCATCGGACGGTTTGCGAAGCAGCCGCGTATTCAAGGCGCAGGCAGTGCGGAAGTGACACCGACGCAGATCGATATTCCATGGGACGAGATGCAGAAGATCGCGGGCGGCGCTATCGAGATGACGTATGCGGAAGGCTATCCGCAGGATGATCGCATCGACGAGCAGATGATTCAAGAGAGTGTTGCGCTAGCGGCGAAGGCGGACCTCGCGGTCTTGTTCGTAGGGCAGCCTGCCTATGCCGAATCGGAAATGCATGATCTCGAAGGCATCGACCTGCCAGCGCACCAGGTGAAGCTGATCCAAGCCGTTGCAGCGGTACAGCCGCGCGTGATCGTGCTAACGAGCAGTGGTACGGCGCTTGCGATGCGTCCATGGGTACAACATGTGCCAGCGGTCGTTCACTACTGGCTTACAGGACAAGGCAGCGGCAGCGCGATAGCAGACATCCTGTTCGGACGCGTGAACCCATCCGGTAAATTGTCGGAGACGTTCCCTGTGAAGCTATCGGATAATCCGTCGCATATGCGTATTCGCGGTGAGAACGGTAAGCTGTATTATCGTGAAGGTTTGTTCGTTGGCTATCGCTATTACGATCGGAAGGAGCTTGCGCCGCAATTCCCATTCGGACATGGTCTTTCCTATACGACATTCAGTTATTCGGGGCTCAAGGCTGTGCAGCAAGTAGATGGGCAAGTGGCGGTCACTTTTACGATCGAGAATACGGGAACTGTTCATGGTCAAGAGGTTGTACAGGTGTATGTTCATGATGAGGAATGCAAATGGGTTCGTCCGGAAAAAGAACTGAAGGCTTTCGCTAAGATAGCGCTGGCGCCGGGTGAGAAGAAGGAAGTGTCCTTCTTGCTCGAAGAACGGGATTTCGCTTACTACAATACGAAATATAATCGTTGGGTCGCAGAGACAGGCTACTTCCAGATTCTAATCGGCAGCTCTTCACGTGACATCCGACTTCGTGAACGCTTGAATTGCGATTTCGGTATGGAAGAGGTATCGTTCCATAAATTCAGCCTCCTGAGCGATTGGATCAGCCACCCGATAGCCCGGGCGATTCTGGAGACGTGCCTTGCGGAGATGAATGAACACGTCACGGATAAAGTCATTCTCAACGAAGATTTTATCGGCTTCTGGGGGGATTTCCCGACGATCAAGATCTTCCAGATGTTCGGACAGACATGGCTAGTCGACAAGTCGCCAGATCAATTGATGGAAGAGCTGATTGCCCAGTTCGATGCTCAGCAGCAATAA
- the yunB gene encoding sporulation protein YunB: protein MLIRKGWRSKPTRKPGSKRKLFFIALVVFTLLSLQSLVFLEKNLKPPIMSLAKIRIKQIATQAINQAISEQIASGSNFQNLIDWKTDRDGKVAGFMMNYAENMRITSRTKEVVEGTLKDMKDLNEHIPLGQALGSAVIASFGPQIPIRLEPQGAVKVELNTKQQDAGINMVLVEVYIRIVAEVAIIIPFDTEPEVVESNIPISYMMVVGNVPQYYYDNKGKAIGDNSAGAPSLALPSLNTPSSEQDASKKAQGTTTTVITDPHEQSSGVSVDVNTNHEGKN from the coding sequence ATGCTAATCAGGAAAGGGTGGCGAAGCAAGCCTACCCGTAAGCCCGGGAGCAAACGCAAACTGTTCTTTATTGCGCTGGTCGTATTTACACTTTTATCGCTGCAATCCTTGGTATTCTTGGAGAAAAACTTGAAGCCTCCGATTATGTCGCTTGCTAAAATCCGGATTAAGCAAATTGCAACGCAGGCGATTAACCAAGCGATCTCAGAGCAAATAGCCAGCGGCAGCAACTTCCAGAATCTGATTGATTGGAAAACGGATCGTGATGGCAAGGTCGCAGGATTTATGATGAATTACGCGGAGAATATGCGGATCACCTCACGAACCAAAGAAGTGGTCGAGGGGACCTTGAAGGACATGAAGGATCTCAATGAACATATTCCACTGGGGCAAGCGCTAGGCAGTGCCGTCATAGCTTCTTTCGGTCCGCAAATTCCAATCCGTCTAGAACCGCAAGGCGCTGTCAAAGTAGAGCTCAACACAAAGCAGCAGGATGCAGGCATCAATATGGTGCTGGTCGAGGTGTATATTCGAATTGTGGCGGAGGTCGCTATCATTATCCCATTCGATACGGAACCGGAAGTGGTCGAATCGAATATTCCAATCTCCTATATGATGGTGGTGGGCAATGTTCCGCAGTATTACTATGATAACAAAGGCAAAGCGATCGGAGATAACAGCGCGGGGGCTCCTAGTCTGGCGTTACCAAGTCTAAATACCCCTTCTTCGGAACAAGATGCGTCGAAAAAAGCCCAAGGCACGACGACGACGGTGATTACTGATCCACATGAACAATCCTCCGGGGTCTCGGTCGATGTGAACACGAATCATGAAGGCAAAAACTAA